In one Brassica oleracea var. oleracea cultivar TO1000 chromosome C9, BOL, whole genome shotgun sequence genomic region, the following are encoded:
- the LOC106313681 gene encoding L-type lectin-domain containing receptor kinase I.7-like, with protein MIRGSLLGIIWMICCVCTSLQQETTFVYNGFDQGDHRIHIDGGARILRKNDVLQLTNETTTQIGRAFFEQPIEFKPSEPVSFSTHFVCALVRVGDVSGHGMAFFVSHSTDFEGAEPTRFFGLFNANGAASTRVLAVELDISKAPDVLDISDNHVGIDVNSAKSVKAENASYFSDREGRKVDMNLLSGDPIQVWVDYVGTTLNVSVAPLGNQKPSRPLLSSPSINLTEIVQGRRMFVGFSGATGSIMVNQYVLGWSFSKSMASLQKIDISKLPKVPHPDSKNKSSSTVRNALLGLIAFLVLGLVFGAFMYRRNLYAEVREEWEKEYGPLRYSYKSLYKATKGFSRDEFLGKGGFGEVYKGTLPRNIELREVAVKKVSHEGEHGMKQFVSEIVCMRSLKHRSLVPLLGYCRRKHELILVSEYMPNGSLDHYLFNHDRPTLPWPRRFAILKDIALALSYLHTEADQVVIHRDIKASNVMLDAEFNGRLGDFGMSRLYDRGTDPTTTAAVGTIGYMAPELTTMGPSTVTDVYAFGVFLLEITCGRRPVEAGFSAAKRFLVRWVGECWRRSSLLDVVDPRLTEFSSGEVERVLKVGLLCANLAPEARPSMEHVVQYLNGNLALPEFWPYSPGIGVLTPTAFSQAQLMVPSLSLSSSSSNNSMFITHSLLYGSGR; from the coding sequence ATGATTCGAGGATCGCTTCTGGGAATCATCTGGATGATATGTTGTGTGTGCACGTCACTCCAACAAGAGACGACGTTCGTCTACAACGGCTTCGACCAAGGAGATCATCGTATTCATATTGACGGTGGTGCAAGAATCCTTCGAAAAAATGATGTCCTGCAACTGACGAATGAAACGACAACGCAAATAGGTCGTGCTTTCTTCGAGCAGCCTATTGAGTTCAAACCATCCGAACCAGTCTCGTTCTCGACCCATTTTGTGTGCGCGCTGGTCCGTGTAGGTGATGTGAGTGGCCATGGCATGGCTTTTTTTGTTTCTCATTCCACTGATTTCGAAGGCGCCGAACCAACTCGATTCTTTGGGCTTTTCAACGCCAATGGAGCTGCTTCCACACGTGTGTTGGCTGTTGAGCTTGATATATCCAAAGCTCCCGATGTGCTCGACATCAGTGACAATCACGTTGGGATCGATGTGAACAGCGCAAAGTCTGTGAAAGCTGAAAACGCTTCTTATTTTTCAGACAGAGAAGGTAGGAAGGTTGACATGAATCTCTTGAGTGGAGATCCTATCCAGGTTTGGGTGGATTATGTAGGAACAACACTCAACGTTTCAGTTGCTCCTCTTGGAAACCAGAAACCGAGCCGACCTCTTTTGTCATCACCCTCCATCAATCTTACAGAGATCGTGCAAGGCAGAAGGATGTTTGTCGGATTTTCGGGTGCAACTGGGTCCATCATGGTCAACCAGTACGTACTCGGGTGGAGTTTTAGCAAAAGCATGGCGTCGCTGCAGAAGATTGACATCTCAAAGCTTCCCAAAGTTCCTCATCCTGACAGTAAAAACAAGTCTTCATCTACGGTGCGCAATGCTCTGTTGGGGTTGATAGCTTTCTTAGTCTTGGGGCTTGTTTTTGGAGCTTTTATGTATAGGAGAAACTTGTACGCCGAAGTAAGAGAGGAATGGGAGAAGGAGTATGGTCCCCTCAGGTATTCCTACAAATCTTTATACAAAGCAACAAAAGGGTTCAGTAGAGATGAATTTCTTGGGAAAGGAGGTTTTGGTGAAGTCTACAAAGGGACACTCCCTCGGAACATTGAGCTGAGAGAAGTGGCTGTGAAGAAAGTATCACATGAGGGTGAGCATGGTATGAAACAGTTTGTCTCTGAGATCGTGTGCATGAGGAGTTTAAAACACCGCAGCTTGGTTCCACTTCTTGGGTATTGCAGGAGGAAACATGAGCTAATACTAGTCTCTGAGTACATGCCAAATGGTAGCCTTGATCATTACTTGTTTAATCATGATAGACCTACTCTCCCCTGGCCGAGAAGATTTGCAATTCTCAAAGACATTGCGTTGGCTCTTAGTTACTTACATACAGAAGCTGACCAAGTTGTTATACACAGAGATATCAAAGCTTCTAACGTTATGTTGGACGCAGAGTTCAACGGAAGGTTGGGAGATTTTGGTATGTCCAGGTTATATGACAGAGGGACTGATCCAACCACAACAGCTGCAGTTGGAACTATTGGTTACATGGCTCCTGAGCTTACAACAATGGGACCTTCCACTGTGACTGATGTGTATGCATTTGGTGTTTTCTTGCTTGAAATAACTTGTGGGAGGAGACCTGTGGAGGCTGGCTTTTCGGCTGCAAAACGTTTTCTTGTCCGATGGGTTGGTGAATGCTGGAGACGGTCTTCTTTGCTTGACGTTGTGGATCCAAGGTTGACAGAATTCTCATCCGGGGAAGTGGAGAGGGTTCTGAAAGTCGGTTTGCTCTGTGCAAACCTTGCTCCAGAAGCAAGACCGTCCATGGAACATGTGGTGCAATACTTAAATGGAAACCTAGCTTTGCCGGAGTTTTGGCCATATTCTCCCGGAATTGGAGTTCTCACTCCAACGGCGTTTTCACAAGCACAGCTCATGGTCCCTTCACTCTCATTATCTTCTTCATCATCTAACAACTCTATGTTTATTACTCATTCACTCCTCTACGGGAGTGGGCGATGA